A genome region from Prinia subflava isolate CZ2003 ecotype Zambia chromosome 12, Cam_Psub_1.2, whole genome shotgun sequence includes the following:
- the TEPSIN gene encoding AP-4 complex accessory subunit tepsin isoform X1 translates to MAAPLRDRLSFLSRLPVLLRGTADDDTPCPGYLFEEIAKISHESPGSSQCLLEHLLTRLQSSSCHVKLKVLKILLHTCSQGSPQFVLQLKRNASFIREAAVFSGPPDPLHGNSLNQKVRAAAQDLASVLFSDAPLPQPLALPARPAAPAGMGSSPSPCGSLQGFGFSSDKSSSASTGEALLSSLQRAAEAVAQAVLPAPGEPRRLRGDLPEDTYEPVRAPSPASSPAVPPPTPPAPRASRVSHQPGLAGGGWEEADSGHSSRESSQGNERSRASDSGSKSGSDSRSGASRELSHGTDRCVPSRADADSPGDCRRELSLVSGLTRGARVFLTREEAQHFLKECGLLNCEVVLELLGRALEDPSDSIRMRSMCAISALGCSDLLSPEQIFAVTRQRLQQLSQGSPGPVANRATKVTLGIPVPCPQMLRQFEALCRAQPSPGAPRPPSAPSVGSAGDLLMDIPALATESFLPPLSPAPTPAAPVAPGEELGVPSEPPGQPGAAVPAGPCEQDGGSRLAGDTAAPSLSLFAGMELVACPGTVLRPLSPPTEPQTDTEGSLQPSAFAFLNM, encoded by the exons ATGGCGGCGCCGCTGCGGGACCGGCTGAGTTTCCTGAGCCGG ctgccgGTGTTGCTGCGGGGCACGGCCGACGACGACACGCCCTGCCCCGGGTACCTGTTCGAGGAGATCGCCA AGATCTCCCACGAGTCCCCCGGGAGCAGCCAGTGCctgctggagcacctcctcacacggctgcagagcagctcctgccacgtCAAGTTGAAG GTGCTGAAGATCCTGCTGCACACCTGCTCCCAAGGCTCCCCCCAGTTTGTCCTGCAGCTGAAGAGGAACGCCAGCTTCATCCGGGAGGCTGCAG TGTTCTCCGGGCCCCCAGACCCCCTCCACGGCAACAGCTTGAACCAGAAGGTGCGGGCGGCCGCACAG GACCTGGCCAGCGTTCTGTTCTCGGATGCGCCGCTGCcgcagcccctggcactgcccgcccggcccgcggccCCCGCCG ggatgggctccagccccagcccctgtggctccctgcagggattcGGCTTCAGCAGTGACAAAAGCAGCTCCG CTTCCACAGGAGAGGCCCTGCTGAGCAGCCTCCAGCGAGCGGCCGAGGCCGTGGCCCAGGCCGTGCTCCCGGCGCCGGGGGAGCCCCGGCGGCTCCGTGGGGACCTCCCCGAGGACACCTACGAGCCCGTCCgagctccatcccctgccagcagcccgGCCGTGCCGCCCCCGACTCCTCCCGCGCCGCGCGCGTCCCGAG tgagccACCAGCCGGGGCTGGCCGGGGGCGGCTGGGAGGAGGCGGACAGCGGGCACAGCTCCCGGGAATCCTCGCAGGGCAACGAGCGGAGCCGCGCCTCGGACTCGGGCAGCAAATCCGGCAGCGACAGCCGCTCCGGGGCCAGCCGGGAGCTGAGCCACGGCACCGACAG gtgtgtccccagcagggcagatgCTGACAGCCCGGGTGACTGCCggagggagctgagcctggTGTCGGGACTGACGCGTGGGGCCAGGGTCTTCCTCACCAGGGAGGAAGCTCAGCACTTCCTCAAGGA gtgtgggCTCCTGAACTGTGaggtggtgctggagctgctgggccgAGCACTGGAGGATCCCAGTGACAGCATCCGCATG AGGTCCATGTGTGCCATCTCTGCCCTCGGCTGCTCCGACCTGCTCTCCCCAGAGCAGATCTTTGCCGTGACCCGGCAGcgcctgcagcagctcagccaaggCAGCCCTGGGCCTGTGGCCAACCGAGCAACAAAGGTGACTCTGGggatccctgtgccctgtccccag ATGCTGCGGCAGTTCGAGGCCCTGTGCCGGGCCCAGCCCTCCCCGGGGGCCCCACGCCCGCCCTCGGCCCCCTCGGTGGGCTCAGCCGGGGATCTGCTCATGGACATCCCGGCCCTGGCCACCGAGAGCTTCCTGCCCCCCCTGAGCCCGGCCCCGACCCCTGCGGCCCCTGTGGCTCCCggtgaggagctgggggtgccatcggagccccccgggcagcCTGGGGCCGCGGTGCCGGCCGGTCCCTGCGAGCAGGACGGGGGCAGCAGGCTGGCAGGGGACACGGCGGcgcccagcctgtccctgttcGCCGGCATGGAGCTGGTGGCCTGTCCTGGCACCGTGCTCCGGCCACTCTCACCGCCCACGGAGCCACAGACGGACACGGAGGGCAGCCTGCAGCCGTCGGCCTTCGCCTTCCTCAACATGTAG
- the TEPSIN gene encoding AP-4 complex accessory subunit tepsin isoform X6: MAAPLRDRLSFLSRLPVLLRGTADDDTPCPGYLFEEIAKISHESPGSSQCLLEHLLTRLQSSSCHVKLKVLKILLHTCSQGSPQFVLQLKRNASFIREAAVFSGPPDPLHGNSLNQKVRAAAQDLASVLFSDAPLPQPLALPARPAAPAGMGSSPSPCGSLQGFGFSSDKSSSASTGEALLSSLQRAAEAVAQAVLPAPGEPRRLRGDLPEDTYEPVRAPSPASSPAVPPPTPPAPRASRVSHQPGLAGGGWEEADSGHSSRESSQGNERSRASDSGSKSGSDSRSGASRELSHGTDRADADSPGDCRRELSLVSGLTRGARVFLTREEAQHFLKECGLLNCEVVLELLGRALEDPSDSIRMRSMCAISALGCSDLLSPEQIFAVTRQRLQQLSQGSPGPVANRATKMLRQFEALCRAQPSPGAPRPPSAPSVGSAGDLLMDIPALATESFLPPLSPAPTPAAPVAPGEELGVPSEPPGQPGAAVPAGPCEQDGGSRLAGDTAAPSLSLFAGMELVACPGTVLRPLSPPTEPQTDTEGSLQPSAFAFLNM, encoded by the exons ATGGCGGCGCCGCTGCGGGACCGGCTGAGTTTCCTGAGCCGG ctgccgGTGTTGCTGCGGGGCACGGCCGACGACGACACGCCCTGCCCCGGGTACCTGTTCGAGGAGATCGCCA AGATCTCCCACGAGTCCCCCGGGAGCAGCCAGTGCctgctggagcacctcctcacacggctgcagagcagctcctgccacgtCAAGTTGAAG GTGCTGAAGATCCTGCTGCACACCTGCTCCCAAGGCTCCCCCCAGTTTGTCCTGCAGCTGAAGAGGAACGCCAGCTTCATCCGGGAGGCTGCAG TGTTCTCCGGGCCCCCAGACCCCCTCCACGGCAACAGCTTGAACCAGAAGGTGCGGGCGGCCGCACAG GACCTGGCCAGCGTTCTGTTCTCGGATGCGCCGCTGCcgcagcccctggcactgcccgcccggcccgcggccCCCGCCG ggatgggctccagccccagcccctgtggctccctgcagggattcGGCTTCAGCAGTGACAAAAGCAGCTCCG CTTCCACAGGAGAGGCCCTGCTGAGCAGCCTCCAGCGAGCGGCCGAGGCCGTGGCCCAGGCCGTGCTCCCGGCGCCGGGGGAGCCCCGGCGGCTCCGTGGGGACCTCCCCGAGGACACCTACGAGCCCGTCCgagctccatcccctgccagcagcccgGCCGTGCCGCCCCCGACTCCTCCCGCGCCGCGCGCGTCCCGAG tgagccACCAGCCGGGGCTGGCCGGGGGCGGCTGGGAGGAGGCGGACAGCGGGCACAGCTCCCGGGAATCCTCGCAGGGCAACGAGCGGAGCCGCGCCTCGGACTCGGGCAGCAAATCCGGCAGCGACAGCCGCTCCGGGGCCAGCCGGGAGCTGAGCCACGGCACCGACAG ggcagatgCTGACAGCCCGGGTGACTGCCggagggagctgagcctggTGTCGGGACTGACGCGTGGGGCCAGGGTCTTCCTCACCAGGGAGGAAGCTCAGCACTTCCTCAAGGA gtgtgggCTCCTGAACTGTGaggtggtgctggagctgctgggccgAGCACTGGAGGATCCCAGTGACAGCATCCGCATG AGGTCCATGTGTGCCATCTCTGCCCTCGGCTGCTCCGACCTGCTCTCCCCAGAGCAGATCTTTGCCGTGACCCGGCAGcgcctgcagcagctcagccaaggCAGCCCTGGGCCTGTGGCCAACCGAGCAACAAAG ATGCTGCGGCAGTTCGAGGCCCTGTGCCGGGCCCAGCCCTCCCCGGGGGCCCCACGCCCGCCCTCGGCCCCCTCGGTGGGCTCAGCCGGGGATCTGCTCATGGACATCCCGGCCCTGGCCACCGAGAGCTTCCTGCCCCCCCTGAGCCCGGCCCCGACCCCTGCGGCCCCTGTGGCTCCCggtgaggagctgggggtgccatcggagccccccgggcagcCTGGGGCCGCGGTGCCGGCCGGTCCCTGCGAGCAGGACGGGGGCAGCAGGCTGGCAGGGGACACGGCGGcgcccagcctgtccctgttcGCCGGCATGGAGCTGGTGGCCTGTCCTGGCACCGTGCTCCGGCCACTCTCACCGCCCACGGAGCCACAGACGGACACGGAGGGCAGCCTGCAGCCGTCGGCCTTCGCCTTCCTCAACATGTAG
- the TEPSIN gene encoding AP-4 complex accessory subunit tepsin isoform X4: protein MAAPLRDRLSFLSRLPVLLRGTADDDTPCPGYLFEEIAKISHESPGSSQCLLEHLLTRLQSSSCHVKLKVLKILLHTCSQGSPQFVLQLKRNASFIREAAVFSGPPDPLHGNSLNQKVRAAAQDLASVLFSDAPLPQPLALPARPAAPAGMGSSPSPCGSLQGFGFSSDKSSSASTGEALLSSLQRAAEAVAQAVLPAPGEPRRLRGDLPEDTYEPVRAPSPASSPAVPPPTPPAPRASRVSHQPGLAGGGWEEADSGHSSRESSQGNERSRASDSGSKSGSDSRSGASRELSHGTDRCVPSRADADSPGDCRRELSLVSGLTRGARVFLTREEAQHFLKECGLLNCEVVLELLGRALEDPSDSIRMRSMCAISALGCSDLLSPEQIFAVTRQRLQQLSQGSPGPVANRATKMLRQFEALCRAQPSPGAPRPPSAPSVGSAGDLLMDIPALATESFLPPLSPAPTPAAPVAPGEELGVPSEPPGQPGAAVPAGPCEQDGGSRLAGDTAAPSLSLFAGMELVACPGTVLRPLSPPTEPQTDTEGSLQPSAFAFLNM from the exons ATGGCGGCGCCGCTGCGGGACCGGCTGAGTTTCCTGAGCCGG ctgccgGTGTTGCTGCGGGGCACGGCCGACGACGACACGCCCTGCCCCGGGTACCTGTTCGAGGAGATCGCCA AGATCTCCCACGAGTCCCCCGGGAGCAGCCAGTGCctgctggagcacctcctcacacggctgcagagcagctcctgccacgtCAAGTTGAAG GTGCTGAAGATCCTGCTGCACACCTGCTCCCAAGGCTCCCCCCAGTTTGTCCTGCAGCTGAAGAGGAACGCCAGCTTCATCCGGGAGGCTGCAG TGTTCTCCGGGCCCCCAGACCCCCTCCACGGCAACAGCTTGAACCAGAAGGTGCGGGCGGCCGCACAG GACCTGGCCAGCGTTCTGTTCTCGGATGCGCCGCTGCcgcagcccctggcactgcccgcccggcccgcggccCCCGCCG ggatgggctccagccccagcccctgtggctccctgcagggattcGGCTTCAGCAGTGACAAAAGCAGCTCCG CTTCCACAGGAGAGGCCCTGCTGAGCAGCCTCCAGCGAGCGGCCGAGGCCGTGGCCCAGGCCGTGCTCCCGGCGCCGGGGGAGCCCCGGCGGCTCCGTGGGGACCTCCCCGAGGACACCTACGAGCCCGTCCgagctccatcccctgccagcagcccgGCCGTGCCGCCCCCGACTCCTCCCGCGCCGCGCGCGTCCCGAG tgagccACCAGCCGGGGCTGGCCGGGGGCGGCTGGGAGGAGGCGGACAGCGGGCACAGCTCCCGGGAATCCTCGCAGGGCAACGAGCGGAGCCGCGCCTCGGACTCGGGCAGCAAATCCGGCAGCGACAGCCGCTCCGGGGCCAGCCGGGAGCTGAGCCACGGCACCGACAG gtgtgtccccagcagggcagatgCTGACAGCCCGGGTGACTGCCggagggagctgagcctggTGTCGGGACTGACGCGTGGGGCCAGGGTCTTCCTCACCAGGGAGGAAGCTCAGCACTTCCTCAAGGA gtgtgggCTCCTGAACTGTGaggtggtgctggagctgctgggccgAGCACTGGAGGATCCCAGTGACAGCATCCGCATG AGGTCCATGTGTGCCATCTCTGCCCTCGGCTGCTCCGACCTGCTCTCCCCAGAGCAGATCTTTGCCGTGACCCGGCAGcgcctgcagcagctcagccaaggCAGCCCTGGGCCTGTGGCCAACCGAGCAACAAAG ATGCTGCGGCAGTTCGAGGCCCTGTGCCGGGCCCAGCCCTCCCCGGGGGCCCCACGCCCGCCCTCGGCCCCCTCGGTGGGCTCAGCCGGGGATCTGCTCATGGACATCCCGGCCCTGGCCACCGAGAGCTTCCTGCCCCCCCTGAGCCCGGCCCCGACCCCTGCGGCCCCTGTGGCTCCCggtgaggagctgggggtgccatcggagccccccgggcagcCTGGGGCCGCGGTGCCGGCCGGTCCCTGCGAGCAGGACGGGGGCAGCAGGCTGGCAGGGGACACGGCGGcgcccagcctgtccctgttcGCCGGCATGGAGCTGGTGGCCTGTCCTGGCACCGTGCTCCGGCCACTCTCACCGCCCACGGAGCCACAGACGGACACGGAGGGCAGCCTGCAGCCGTCGGCCTTCGCCTTCCTCAACATGTAG
- the TEPSIN gene encoding AP-4 complex accessory subunit tepsin isoform X3 yields the protein MAAPLRDRLSFLSRLPVLLRGTADDDTPCPGYLFEEIAKISHESPGSSQCLLEHLLTRLQSSSCHVKLKVLKILLHTCSQGSPQFVLQLKRNASFIREAAVFSGPPDPLHGNSLNQKVRAAAQDLASVLFSDAPLPQPLALPARPAAPAGMGSSPSPCGSLQGFGFSSDKSSSASTGEALLSSLQRAAEAVAQAVLPAPGEPRRLRGDLPEDTYEPVRAPSPASSPAVPPPTPPAPRASRVSHQPGLAGGGWEEADSGHSSRESSQGNERSRASDSGSKSGSDSRSGASRELSHGTDRADADSPGDCRRELSLVSGLTRGARVFLTREEAQHFLKECGLLNCEVVLELLGRALEDPSDSIRMRSMCAISALGCSDLLSPEQIFAVTRQRLQQLSQGSPGPVANRATKVTLGIPVPCPQMLRQFEALCRAQPSPGAPRPPSAPSVGSAGDLLMDIPALATESFLPPLSPAPTPAAPVAPGEELGVPSEPPGQPGAAVPAGPCEQDGGSRLAGDTAAPSLSLFAGMELVACPGTVLRPLSPPTEPQTDTEGSLQPSAFAFLNM from the exons ATGGCGGCGCCGCTGCGGGACCGGCTGAGTTTCCTGAGCCGG ctgccgGTGTTGCTGCGGGGCACGGCCGACGACGACACGCCCTGCCCCGGGTACCTGTTCGAGGAGATCGCCA AGATCTCCCACGAGTCCCCCGGGAGCAGCCAGTGCctgctggagcacctcctcacacggctgcagagcagctcctgccacgtCAAGTTGAAG GTGCTGAAGATCCTGCTGCACACCTGCTCCCAAGGCTCCCCCCAGTTTGTCCTGCAGCTGAAGAGGAACGCCAGCTTCATCCGGGAGGCTGCAG TGTTCTCCGGGCCCCCAGACCCCCTCCACGGCAACAGCTTGAACCAGAAGGTGCGGGCGGCCGCACAG GACCTGGCCAGCGTTCTGTTCTCGGATGCGCCGCTGCcgcagcccctggcactgcccgcccggcccgcggccCCCGCCG ggatgggctccagccccagcccctgtggctccctgcagggattcGGCTTCAGCAGTGACAAAAGCAGCTCCG CTTCCACAGGAGAGGCCCTGCTGAGCAGCCTCCAGCGAGCGGCCGAGGCCGTGGCCCAGGCCGTGCTCCCGGCGCCGGGGGAGCCCCGGCGGCTCCGTGGGGACCTCCCCGAGGACACCTACGAGCCCGTCCgagctccatcccctgccagcagcccgGCCGTGCCGCCCCCGACTCCTCCCGCGCCGCGCGCGTCCCGAG tgagccACCAGCCGGGGCTGGCCGGGGGCGGCTGGGAGGAGGCGGACAGCGGGCACAGCTCCCGGGAATCCTCGCAGGGCAACGAGCGGAGCCGCGCCTCGGACTCGGGCAGCAAATCCGGCAGCGACAGCCGCTCCGGGGCCAGCCGGGAGCTGAGCCACGGCACCGACAG ggcagatgCTGACAGCCCGGGTGACTGCCggagggagctgagcctggTGTCGGGACTGACGCGTGGGGCCAGGGTCTTCCTCACCAGGGAGGAAGCTCAGCACTTCCTCAAGGA gtgtgggCTCCTGAACTGTGaggtggtgctggagctgctgggccgAGCACTGGAGGATCCCAGTGACAGCATCCGCATG AGGTCCATGTGTGCCATCTCTGCCCTCGGCTGCTCCGACCTGCTCTCCCCAGAGCAGATCTTTGCCGTGACCCGGCAGcgcctgcagcagctcagccaaggCAGCCCTGGGCCTGTGGCCAACCGAGCAACAAAGGTGACTCTGGggatccctgtgccctgtccccag ATGCTGCGGCAGTTCGAGGCCCTGTGCCGGGCCCAGCCCTCCCCGGGGGCCCCACGCCCGCCCTCGGCCCCCTCGGTGGGCTCAGCCGGGGATCTGCTCATGGACATCCCGGCCCTGGCCACCGAGAGCTTCCTGCCCCCCCTGAGCCCGGCCCCGACCCCTGCGGCCCCTGTGGCTCCCggtgaggagctgggggtgccatcggagccccccgggcagcCTGGGGCCGCGGTGCCGGCCGGTCCCTGCGAGCAGGACGGGGGCAGCAGGCTGGCAGGGGACACGGCGGcgcccagcctgtccctgttcGCCGGCATGGAGCTGGTGGCCTGTCCTGGCACCGTGCTCCGGCCACTCTCACCGCCCACGGAGCCACAGACGGACACGGAGGGCAGCCTGCAGCCGTCGGCCTTCGCCTTCCTCAACATGTAG
- the TEPSIN gene encoding AP-4 complex accessory subunit tepsin isoform X2: MAAPLRDRLSFLSRLPVLLRGTADDDTPCPGYLFEEIAKISHESPGSSQCLLEHLLTRLQSSSCHVKLKVLKILLHTCSQGSPQFVLQLKRNASFIREAAVFSGPPDPLHGNSLNQKVRAAAQDLASVLFSDAPLPQPLALPARPAAPAGMGSSPSPCGSLQGFGFSSDKSSSASTGEALLSSLQRAAEAVAQAVLPAPGEPRRLRGDLPEDTYEPVRAPSPASSPAVPPPTPPAPRASRVSHQPGLAGGGWEEADSGHSSRESSQGNERSRASDSGSKSGSDSRSGASRELSHGTDSRADADSPGDCRRELSLVSGLTRGARVFLTREEAQHFLKECGLLNCEVVLELLGRALEDPSDSIRMRSMCAISALGCSDLLSPEQIFAVTRQRLQQLSQGSPGPVANRATKVTLGIPVPCPQMLRQFEALCRAQPSPGAPRPPSAPSVGSAGDLLMDIPALATESFLPPLSPAPTPAAPVAPGEELGVPSEPPGQPGAAVPAGPCEQDGGSRLAGDTAAPSLSLFAGMELVACPGTVLRPLSPPTEPQTDTEGSLQPSAFAFLNM; this comes from the exons ATGGCGGCGCCGCTGCGGGACCGGCTGAGTTTCCTGAGCCGG ctgccgGTGTTGCTGCGGGGCACGGCCGACGACGACACGCCCTGCCCCGGGTACCTGTTCGAGGAGATCGCCA AGATCTCCCACGAGTCCCCCGGGAGCAGCCAGTGCctgctggagcacctcctcacacggctgcagagcagctcctgccacgtCAAGTTGAAG GTGCTGAAGATCCTGCTGCACACCTGCTCCCAAGGCTCCCCCCAGTTTGTCCTGCAGCTGAAGAGGAACGCCAGCTTCATCCGGGAGGCTGCAG TGTTCTCCGGGCCCCCAGACCCCCTCCACGGCAACAGCTTGAACCAGAAGGTGCGGGCGGCCGCACAG GACCTGGCCAGCGTTCTGTTCTCGGATGCGCCGCTGCcgcagcccctggcactgcccgcccggcccgcggccCCCGCCG ggatgggctccagccccagcccctgtggctccctgcagggattcGGCTTCAGCAGTGACAAAAGCAGCTCCG CTTCCACAGGAGAGGCCCTGCTGAGCAGCCTCCAGCGAGCGGCCGAGGCCGTGGCCCAGGCCGTGCTCCCGGCGCCGGGGGAGCCCCGGCGGCTCCGTGGGGACCTCCCCGAGGACACCTACGAGCCCGTCCgagctccatcccctgccagcagcccgGCCGTGCCGCCCCCGACTCCTCCCGCGCCGCGCGCGTCCCGAG tgagccACCAGCCGGGGCTGGCCGGGGGCGGCTGGGAGGAGGCGGACAGCGGGCACAGCTCCCGGGAATCCTCGCAGGGCAACGAGCGGAGCCGCGCCTCGGACTCGGGCAGCAAATCCGGCAGCGACAGCCGCTCCGGGGCCAGCCGGGAGCTGAGCCACGGCACCGACAG cagggcagatgCTGACAGCCCGGGTGACTGCCggagggagctgagcctggTGTCGGGACTGACGCGTGGGGCCAGGGTCTTCCTCACCAGGGAGGAAGCTCAGCACTTCCTCAAGGA gtgtgggCTCCTGAACTGTGaggtggtgctggagctgctgggccgAGCACTGGAGGATCCCAGTGACAGCATCCGCATG AGGTCCATGTGTGCCATCTCTGCCCTCGGCTGCTCCGACCTGCTCTCCCCAGAGCAGATCTTTGCCGTGACCCGGCAGcgcctgcagcagctcagccaaggCAGCCCTGGGCCTGTGGCCAACCGAGCAACAAAGGTGACTCTGGggatccctgtgccctgtccccag ATGCTGCGGCAGTTCGAGGCCCTGTGCCGGGCCCAGCCCTCCCCGGGGGCCCCACGCCCGCCCTCGGCCCCCTCGGTGGGCTCAGCCGGGGATCTGCTCATGGACATCCCGGCCCTGGCCACCGAGAGCTTCCTGCCCCCCCTGAGCCCGGCCCCGACCCCTGCGGCCCCTGTGGCTCCCggtgaggagctgggggtgccatcggagccccccgggcagcCTGGGGCCGCGGTGCCGGCCGGTCCCTGCGAGCAGGACGGGGGCAGCAGGCTGGCAGGGGACACGGCGGcgcccagcctgtccctgttcGCCGGCATGGAGCTGGTGGCCTGTCCTGGCACCGTGCTCCGGCCACTCTCACCGCCCACGGAGCCACAGACGGACACGGAGGGCAGCCTGCAGCCGTCGGCCTTCGCCTTCCTCAACATGTAG
- the NDUFAF8 gene encoding NADH dehydrogenase [ubiquinone] 1 alpha subcomplex assembly factor 8: MAAAWAWRRPCGEAMSGRGVWLRARARLRRFPAALAACGDQAAAYGRCVAAAAAGPAELRRDACLEEFQALRECFARAAKATPK, from the exons ATGGCGGCCGCGTGGGCATGGCGGCGCCCGTGCGGTGAGGCGATGTCGGGGCGCGGAGTGTGGCTGCGGGCGCGGGCGCGGCTGCGGCGCTTCCCGGCGGCGCTGGCGGCCTGCGGGGACCAG GCCGCGGCCTACGGGCGGTgcgtggcggcggcggcggcaggaCCGGCGGAGCTGCGGCGGGACGCGTGCCTGGAGGAGTTCCAGGCGCTGCGGGAATGCTTCGCCCGGGCG GCAAAGGCGACACCGAAGTGA
- the TEPSIN gene encoding AP-4 complex accessory subunit tepsin isoform X5 gives MAAPLRDRLSFLSRLPVLLRGTADDDTPCPGYLFEEIAKISHESPGSSQCLLEHLLTRLQSSSCHVKLKVLKILLHTCSQGSPQFVLQLKRNASFIREAAVFSGPPDPLHGNSLNQKVRAAAQDLASVLFSDAPLPQPLALPARPAAPAGMGSSPSPCGSLQGFGFSSDKSSSASTGEALLSSLQRAAEAVAQAVLPAPGEPRRLRGDLPEDTYEPVRAPSPASSPAVPPPTPPAPRASRVSHQPGLAGGGWEEADSGHSSRESSQGNERSRASDSGSKSGSDSRSGASRELSHGTDSRADADSPGDCRRELSLVSGLTRGARVFLTREEAQHFLKECGLLNCEVVLELLGRALEDPSDSIRMRSMCAISALGCSDLLSPEQIFAVTRQRLQQLSQGSPGPVANRATKMLRQFEALCRAQPSPGAPRPPSAPSVGSAGDLLMDIPALATESFLPPLSPAPTPAAPVAPGEELGVPSEPPGQPGAAVPAGPCEQDGGSRLAGDTAAPSLSLFAGMELVACPGTVLRPLSPPTEPQTDTEGSLQPSAFAFLNM, from the exons ATGGCGGCGCCGCTGCGGGACCGGCTGAGTTTCCTGAGCCGG ctgccgGTGTTGCTGCGGGGCACGGCCGACGACGACACGCCCTGCCCCGGGTACCTGTTCGAGGAGATCGCCA AGATCTCCCACGAGTCCCCCGGGAGCAGCCAGTGCctgctggagcacctcctcacacggctgcagagcagctcctgccacgtCAAGTTGAAG GTGCTGAAGATCCTGCTGCACACCTGCTCCCAAGGCTCCCCCCAGTTTGTCCTGCAGCTGAAGAGGAACGCCAGCTTCATCCGGGAGGCTGCAG TGTTCTCCGGGCCCCCAGACCCCCTCCACGGCAACAGCTTGAACCAGAAGGTGCGGGCGGCCGCACAG GACCTGGCCAGCGTTCTGTTCTCGGATGCGCCGCTGCcgcagcccctggcactgcccgcccggcccgcggccCCCGCCG ggatgggctccagccccagcccctgtggctccctgcagggattcGGCTTCAGCAGTGACAAAAGCAGCTCCG CTTCCACAGGAGAGGCCCTGCTGAGCAGCCTCCAGCGAGCGGCCGAGGCCGTGGCCCAGGCCGTGCTCCCGGCGCCGGGGGAGCCCCGGCGGCTCCGTGGGGACCTCCCCGAGGACACCTACGAGCCCGTCCgagctccatcccctgccagcagcccgGCCGTGCCGCCCCCGACTCCTCCCGCGCCGCGCGCGTCCCGAG tgagccACCAGCCGGGGCTGGCCGGGGGCGGCTGGGAGGAGGCGGACAGCGGGCACAGCTCCCGGGAATCCTCGCAGGGCAACGAGCGGAGCCGCGCCTCGGACTCGGGCAGCAAATCCGGCAGCGACAGCCGCTCCGGGGCCAGCCGGGAGCTGAGCCACGGCACCGACAG cagggcagatgCTGACAGCCCGGGTGACTGCCggagggagctgagcctggTGTCGGGACTGACGCGTGGGGCCAGGGTCTTCCTCACCAGGGAGGAAGCTCAGCACTTCCTCAAGGA gtgtgggCTCCTGAACTGTGaggtggtgctggagctgctgggccgAGCACTGGAGGATCCCAGTGACAGCATCCGCATG AGGTCCATGTGTGCCATCTCTGCCCTCGGCTGCTCCGACCTGCTCTCCCCAGAGCAGATCTTTGCCGTGACCCGGCAGcgcctgcagcagctcagccaaggCAGCCCTGGGCCTGTGGCCAACCGAGCAACAAAG ATGCTGCGGCAGTTCGAGGCCCTGTGCCGGGCCCAGCCCTCCCCGGGGGCCCCACGCCCGCCCTCGGCCCCCTCGGTGGGCTCAGCCGGGGATCTGCTCATGGACATCCCGGCCCTGGCCACCGAGAGCTTCCTGCCCCCCCTGAGCCCGGCCCCGACCCCTGCGGCCCCTGTGGCTCCCggtgaggagctgggggtgccatcggagccccccgggcagcCTGGGGCCGCGGTGCCGGCCGGTCCCTGCGAGCAGGACGGGGGCAGCAGGCTGGCAGGGGACACGGCGGcgcccagcctgtccctgttcGCCGGCATGGAGCTGGTGGCCTGTCCTGGCACCGTGCTCCGGCCACTCTCACCGCCCACGGAGCCACAGACGGACACGGAGGGCAGCCTGCAGCCGTCGGCCTTCGCCTTCCTCAACATGTAG